Below is a genomic region from Pseudomonas berkeleyensis.
GTCACCTGACGGCGAATGACGCCCTCCTCCTTGAGGCGCTGGATGCGTCGCCAGCACGGCGACTGCGACAACCCGACCCGTTCGGCGATTTCATTGGTGGACAGCCCTGCATCCTCCTGCAGCAGCGCCAGAATGCGTTGATCGTAGGCATCGAGAACGACGGACATAAAAAATCCCTCAAAGGCATTTAACAAGGCAAGACTATCCACAAACAGTGTAAATACACAGAAAACAAGGCAGAACTTTTGCCTCACGAAGGATGAAACTGGAGCAAATCCTCCGCGAGATGCCAGCATGCCCAACGCCACGCCTCTTCCAGCAGCCCACGCCCGTCGCGATCCCTGGCAGGATCGTCCCGAGCAGAGCGTGGAATATCATCTACGCACCGAGGCCGATGCCGATGTGCTGTGTCGGCTGCTCGGACTGTTCGCTCAACTGCAACTGCTGCCTCAACACTTGCAGGTGGAACGCCAGGACAACGACCTGCAGGTCGTGCTGCAACTGAGCGGCTTGTCGTTGCACCGCGCCGCGCTGCTGGCCGAGAAACTGCGCGGCCTGGTTTGCGTGTGGCAGGTGGACTGGCGCCACCTCGATCACAACCTGGAACAGATAGCCCTGCGCACTGGCTAGCAGATCACGCCGCAGCCTTCGCCCCGGTCATGCTTTTCGGGCATCCTAGTGGCTGATGAGGTTTGCCGGGCGCGCGGCAACACCGCCTGAAGCTATGCTTGACCAGGATGTTCAACCGAGGAACCCGCATGTCCGCTTTTGCTGCCACCGCCCCAGACCGTGTATTGGATCTCGGCGATCTGTTGCGCGAGCTGGTCGCCCAGGGTCGGGTCGAGCAGGATGTGGCCGAGCAGTGCCTGGCGATTCGCCGCAGCTCGCTGAACAACACCCAGCACCCGCTGGAGTTTCTCGCCGCGCAGCAAGTGGACGACCGGAAACGACCAGGCAAGAAGCTCGACCTGGAAACGCTCACCGTCTGGCTAGCCGACTTCTCCGGCCAGCCCTATCTGCGCATCGACCCGTTGAAAATCGACGTGCCGGCCATCACCCCGCTGATGTCCTACGCCTTCGCTCAACGCCACAAGATCCTCGCCGTGGCGGTCGACAGTGAAAGCGTCACCATCGCCAGCAGCCAACCGCTGGTGCACAGCTGGGAAGCAAACCTGGTGCACGTACTCAAGCGCCCGATCAAGCGCGTGGTGGCAAACCCCAGCGATATCCAGCGCTTCACCACCGAGTTCTATCGCCTGGCCCGCTCGGTCAGCGGCGCCAATGCCACGGATCAGAAGATCAGCGGCGTCGGCAACTTCGAGCAATTGCTCAGCCTGGGCGCACAGGATCAGGAGCCGGACGCCAACGACGCGCACATCGTCAACATCGTCGATTGGCTGTTCCAGTACGCCTTCCAGCAACGTGCCAGCGATATCCATATCGAGCCACGCCGCGAGCAGGGCACGGTGCGTTTTCGCATCGACGGCGTGCTGCACACCGTCTACCAGTTCCCTGCGCAGGTAACCATGGCGGTGGTCAGCCGCCTGAAAAACCTCGGCCGCATGAACATTGCCGAGAAACGCAAACCACAGGACGGCCGGGTCAAGACCAAGACGCCTGACGGCAACGAGGTAGAGCTGCGCCTGTCCACTCTGCCCACCGCCTTTGGCGAGAAGATGGTGATGCGTATCTTCGACCCCGAGGTGCTGCTGAAAAGCCCGGATCAGCTCGGTTTCTCACCGGAAGATCTGCGTCGCTGGGCCAGCATGACCAGCCAGCCCAACGGCATCATCCTGGTGACCGGCCCCACCGGTTCAGGCAAGACCACCACGCTCTACACCACGCTCAAACAACTGGCCACGCCGGAAGTGAACGTCTGCACCATCGAAGACCCGATCGAGATGATCGAAGGCGCCTTCAACCAAATGCAGGTGCAGCACAACATCGACCTGAACTTCGCCAGCGGCGTACGTGCGCTGATGCGCCAGGATCCGGACATCATCATGGTCGGCGAGATCCGCGACCTGGAGACGGCCGAAATGGCCATCCAGGCGGCGCTGACCGGCCACCTGGTGCTGTCCACCCTGCACACCAACGACGCGCCCAGCGCCATCACCCGCCTGCTCGAACTGGGCGTGCCGCATTACCTGCTCAAGGCCACTCTCCTCGGCGTCATGGCCCAGCGCCTGGTGCGCACCCTGTGCCCGCACTGCAAGGCACCGGTGCAACTGGACGAAGACACCTGGAACGGCCTGACCCGGCCCTGGAGCTCCCCCCTGCCAACTCAGGCACACCACGCCGTCGGCTGCCTGGAATGCCGCGAAACCGGCTACCGCGGCCGCGCCGGCGTCTACGAGATCATGCTGCTCAACGACACGATCAAACCGCTGATCACCGCCGACACCGATCTCACGGCGCTACGCCGCGCTGCCTTCAAGGACGGCATGCGCAGCCTGCGCCTGTCCGGTGCACAGAAGGTCGCCGCCGGGTTGACCACCATCGAGGAAGTGCTGCGCGTCACTCCCCAGAGCGAGCAGCGCTGAGCGTCGCGCAACTGCGATAGCGATCCTCGGCCAGTTGCGGATGCCAGGCGAACAGGTACTGGCCATCCTCGAGCTGATCCACCACCAGCCGGATCACCTCCTGCTGCACGGCCGGACAGCCGAGGCTGCGCCCCATACGCCCGTACTTCTGCACCCAATCCGGCGCCACATAGTCAGCGCCATGGATCACCAGTGCCCGGGCACGTGCCTGGTCATTGAGCCCTGCTTCCAGCCCATCCAGGCGCAGTGAGTGGCCATGTCGGCCACGATAACTCTCGGCACCACGAAACAGCCCGAGACTCGACTGATGGCTGCCTGGCAGGTTGGAGAAGCGCTCGGCGAAGAGCTCGCCGGACTCCCGGCCATGCGCGACGAACTCGCGCTGCAGCAAACTCCGCTGGCTCAGATCGAACACCCACATCCGCCTCTCCAGCGAAGGCCGCGAATAGTCGATGACTGCCAGGCGATTGGCCTTGTTCGGCGTATCGTGTTCGGCGCAATGCAACGCCTGCAACGCAGCTTGCAACACCCGGCCATCCAGTTGCGGCGCTGTGCGCTGCAATGCCTCCTGTAGCTCACTGGCCAAGGCGCGCTGCCCAACCAACGCCAGAGCAACGAACAGCAGCGGTAGCAGCAAGCGTTCGAACATGATCAAGCCCTCACCAATTGCATGGCATTTGCCCACCTTGCGAAGGGGTCGGCGGCAGATCGCTAGCGGCTGTGCTTAGATTCATTGATCTGGCAATGGAGTCTATGCAATGCACACAGGCGGACGGGTGAGCCATACCCCTGGAACAGGTCTCAGCACTTTCTCATGATCACCTATCTTCAACACCTGTCGTTCTGGGACTGGGTAGCTCTCGCCACCTTGCTGCTGATTCTCGAAGTGTTCGGCGCTGGCGGCTACCTGCTCTGGATCGGTCTGGTAGCAGTTGTCGTCGGCGCGCTGACCTACCTCTTCCCGGAACTGCCCTGGGCCTGGCAATTCCTGCTGTTCGGTACGCTGGCGCTGCTCTCGGCGCTGCTCTGGTGGCGACATCAGCATCGCACCAGCAGGGCCAGAAACTGACCTGCCTGGCAACCGGCCATCGCCTGCAAGGAACCACAAGCGGCATCTGTCACTCCTAGGTTAGGAACCACCCCACAGGAGTTTCATCATGCGTGTAACGAGCCGCGCCGCACTGGCTTTCAGTGCCTGCCTGATCGCCCAGACCGCAGCAGCCGATGGCATGCTGCGCGACATTCTCTCCTCCGGCGCCACCACCGCCTCAACCTATCTGACCTTCAAGGATCGCAAGCTGGTCGCCGCGGCCGAAGAGGACGCGAGCAGCTTCGTCGCCAGCGCTGGCGAAATTCGCGGCCCACACCTGGAGGCCGCACTGCAAAAACTGCGCAGCGACAATCCGCAGTTACAGGACGCCGATGACATGGCACTGGCCAGTGCCATCCTGGCGGCTTCGGCAAGCACCAGCGAGATCGCAACGATCGCTGAGTGACACACATAAAAAATGCCCGCATCCAATGGATGCGGGCATTTTTGCTCAGGGAGTCGCAAGAACCTAACGCTCTCGCGCAGACCTGATTACAGCAGCGGAATGGTGTAGCTGACGATCAAGCGGTTCTGATCGGCATCGGTGGCGGCGTTGCCACGCAGCACACCATTGCGCCAGCCCAGACCCAGGCCCTTCAGGGCGCCTTCTTGGAACACGTAATCCAGCGCGATGTCACGCTCCCACTCTTTGTTCTGCTCGCCATTGGCACGCTGAATGTTGGTGCCCTTCAGGTAAGCAACCGACGCTTTCAGGCCCGGTACGCCGAGGCTGGCGAAGTCATAGCTGTACTGACCGAAAGTCGTACGCTCACCGGCACGAGTGAAGTTGTGGTTCAGGCGGTCGGTCAGCAGGTAGACGCTGGCGCCAGCAGAACCTTCGACACCACCCTGGTTCAGTTGAACGAAGTTGCTGTCCTCGGAAACACGCTGATAACCCAGCATCAGGGCATGGCCGCGCAGGCTGTAAGTGAACGCGGCGCTCCAGGTGTTGTTGTCGACCTCACCGGTGCCGTCACCAAAGGTGGTGTTGGCGGTGTAGCCTGCGGCGCGACCGGCAGCACTGCCGTTCTTGCCATCGGAAGTGGTACGGAAGTAGCGCAGATCGGTCTTCAGGCTGCCCTCACCCAGAGCCAGGTTGTGGCCCAGTCCAGCGAAGTGCTGCTTGTAGAAGTCTTCCAGATTGGCGTAGTAGTACTGTGCGGTCAGATCCTTGTTGATCTTCCAGTCACCACCACCGAAGTAGAACTTGTTGGAGTCAGCCTGGCCAACGCTGCGGCCATCGATCGACAGACTGGTGCTGTTGCTCGAGGCACGGCCAACGGCGTGCTCGATCTGGCCAGCAGTCAGAGTCAGGTTGTCGATTTCGTTGGAAGTGATCATGCCGCCTTCGAACATCTGCGGCAGCAGGCGCCCGTCGTTAGACGTCAGGATCGGCAGTTTCGGCATCAGAGTGCCGATGCGAGCTTCGGTCTTGGAGAAACGAACCTTGCCGGTCAGACCGCCTTTGCTGAAATCGTCAACTGCGCTGCCATCGCTTTCCAGCGGGAACAGAGCGCCCGGGGTACGATCACGGCCGTCCTTGTTGTTACGACCACCGCCGTCCAGGCGCACGCCCAGCATGCCAACAGCGTCAACACCGAAACCCACAGTACCCTCGGTAAAACCGGAGGTGTAGTTGAAAATGAAGCCCTGACCCCATTCACGAGCAGCACCGTTGTTGTCGGTCGTGTTCTTAACGTCGTTGTCGAAGTAGAAATTGCGCAGGGTGAGGTTGGCCTTGCTGTCACCGATGAAATCGGCGAAGGCGACTTGGCTCAGGCCCAGGGTGCTGGCGGCTACGGCCAGTGCCAGGGAGGTCTTTCTCATTATGTTTCTCTCCAGTGTGTTTAAGGTGACGCATCGACTCCTAGCACTGACTTCGGCACGAAGAGGCAGGCTCGGAGACGAATGGGGTGAACGCCCAGGCGCACGACCTCACGGCAGAAGGTTGCCGCGCCAGAGGCGAACGAAAATCAGAAAAGAGATAACAACGGGAAGCCCGGACAGAGGGGCAAGAGGAGACGGGCAGGTTGGGTCATAGTCGGCACTCGCATCGTTGTTATTGTGCGCCAGCATCCATTGGCCAGCTTTGAATAGCGAGTGCTAGAGCAGTTTGCGTGCCAGAACGGACGCAGCAATGGGCAAGAGCCGCTGCCGCGGGAAGTTACACTTTCCAGTCAGCGCAGTGACACCCTGATGACAGCCATTCGATAGGCAATTTGTTGCCTATCGAATGCATTAAAACGGCGGAAACCCGCCAATCAACCGACCACGATCTGATTCTTGCCCTGCCGCTTGGCCGCATACATGGCAGCGTCGGCGCGCGCATAGAGCGCGTCGAGAGTGGCGTCGGTCGCAAGCAAGCTGGTCAGGCCCTGGCTGACGGTAATGCCGAAATTCGTACCCTCGTGCTGAAACACCAGCCGCTGTACCTCGCGCTGTAGCCGCTCGGCCACCTGCAGCGCGACGTCCGGCTCACAGCCTGGGAACAACGCAGCGAATTCCTCGCCACCGATACGACCGAAGAGATCACCCCGGCGCAAGGTGGTGGCACCGCAGTGGGCCAGGCGCTGCAGCACCTGGTCACCAATCTGATGACCGTACTGATCGTTGATCTTCTTGAAGTCGTCCAGGTCGAGCAGCAGGAAGGCCATCGGGCTGCCGAATTGGCGAGCATGTTCGAACTCGCGCCGGGCGCATTCGAAGAAATGCCGGCGATTGCTGCTCTCAGTCAGCACATCGGTGGTGGCCAGACGATGCAGCTCACCTTCCAAGCGCTTCTTCTCGGTGATGTCTTCAGCGATGCCGACGATCACGTTGCCCTTGTCCACACCAGGCAACGGGCTGACGAAGCACTTGTCGCTAAGCCAGCGCAGTTGGCCATCGGCCCGGATAATACGGTACTCCCGCGACTCCACCGCACCAGTCTCCAGCACCTTGGCCAGGCTCTGGGCGGCGTACTCGACATCGTCCGGATAAATGCTGTTGCGCCACTCGCCATAGTCGGCCAGGAGCAGTGCAGCAGAGCGTCCGAAAATACGTTCGTAGGCAGGACTGACGTAGATCATGCGCTGCTCGCGCCAGTCGAACGCCCAAAGCACGGCGTTGACGCTGCCGAGCAGGCTACTGAACAACTGCTCACGCTCACCCAGGCGCTCCACCTCGGCTCGGCTGTGCAGCAGGGCCAAGGTCAGTTCTTCCAACTCGGAGACAGCGTTGCCTTGATCATCCATCACAACAGCCATCCAATCCCTCGCAATCAATATCTATTGAGCATAGTGCGAGCAATTGGACAAATAGAAAGGCCCGCCAGTTCGGCGGGCCTTCGGTTATCGCGTGAGGCGATCAGGCGGTAGCGTTGGCAGGACGTAGCGAGTAAGTCTTCAGTTGCTCGGCGAACTCGCGCAGCGACTGGATACCGCTGGCCTCGGCCTCATGCACCCACTGCTTCATAGCTTCGAGCATGTCATGCCCATTGCTGCTGGTCTTGACCCAGATCTGCTGCAGCGCCAGGCGCTTCTCGTAGATCACTTTCAGGGCCTGACTCTGCGCCAGCATGTCGGCAATACGCGCGTGATGCTGCTCTTCCAACAGGCTCGGTTCACGCGACAGCAAACGCTTGGCGCGATGGAAAAGGTGACGAACGGACGCGTCGGCCTTGGCCACTTCCTGTTTGACCAGCGGTGCGATGACCAGCTTGCGGTACTGCGCCATGATCTGGAAACGGTTGTTGAGGATGGCCATGGCGGTGTCCATGTCCAGATGCCCCTTGCCTTCGACGCGGTGGGCGATAGGCGCAACACGCTGCACCTTGGCCAGCCCGAGGAAGCTGAACAGCTTGATCCAGGCCCAGCCCATGTCGAACTCCCACTTCTTCACCGACAGCTTGGCCGAGTTCGGATAGGTGTGGTGGTTGTTGTGCAGTTCTTCACCGCCAATCAGGATGCCCCAAGGCACCAGGTTGGTAGCGGCATCGCGGCATTCGAAGTTGCGGTAGCCGACGGCATGACCCAGGCCGTTGATCACGCCCGCGGCCCACACCGGAATCCACATCATCTGGATCGCCCAGACGGTGATGCCGGCCACACCGAACAGCAACAGGTCGATCACCGCCATAAGCGTCACACCACCGATGGGGAAACGGCTGTAGACATTGCGCTCGACCCAGTCGTCCGGGCAGTTCTTGCCATAGATACGCAGGGTTTCCTGGTTCTTGGCCTCTTCCTGATAGAGTTCGGCACCTTTGCGCAGCACAGTGCCCAGGCCCTTGATCACAGGGCTGTGTGGATCGTCGACAGTCTCGCACTTGGCGTGATGTTTACGGTGAATCGCGGTCCATTCGCGTGTGTTCTGGCCTGTGCTCAACCACAGCCAGAAACGGAAGAAATGCTTGAGCACGGGGTGCAGTTCCAGTGCACGGTGCGCGGAGTAGCGGTGCAAATAGACGGTGACACTTACAATGGTCACGTGCGTCATCAGCAAAGTCGCAGCCACCAGCTGCCAGACCGAAAGGTCGAGTAAACCGTTGTACCACATGGACGCTGTTGCCTCTTGAAAGGGAAACGCGGCTTGTCCTACAAGGACGAACCTTGAATCATTATCCCTGACCCATAGCAGAAAACCAGTTGGTCTTTTAGATAAGAATGTTTCAGCCTTGTCCCATCTATACTGCCCAGCAATCACAGGGAGCGTAATTGCCCGCCCATGCGTATCGACACCGCCGCCCTGCGTCTGACCCTGGGCTACCTGCTGCTTGCCGGGCTGTGGATTCTGCTCAGCGACCATCTGCTGACGGCGCTCGGCCTGTCCGTGGCGCATCAGGAGCGCCTGCAATCGCTCAAGGGGTTGTTCTTCGTCACCCTCACCGCCGCCCTGCTGTATCTGGTGCTGCGTCGGCATGCCCAGCAGTACCGCCGTGCCCGGCTGCAACTGGCCGGCAACGAGGAGCGCTTGCGCCTGGCGCTGGACGCTACTCACGACGGTCTGTGGGACTGGGACGTATCGCAGCGTCGGGTGTTTTTCTCCGAAGGCTATGCCGCGCTGCTCGGCCTCACGCCTCAGGCGCTGGGCAATACCCGTGAAGACTGGGCCGAACGCCTGCATCCGGAGGATCGTGAGCGTGCCTTGCAGGCACTCGGCGCCGATGCGAACGCCGATCACTACGAGAACATCTACCGCCTGCGCCACGCCGATGGCAGTTACCGCTGGATTCACTCACGCGGCCGCCTGCTGCGCGACGAGATGAACCAGCCACAGCGATTCCTCGGCATCGCCAGCGACATCACCCAGCAACGCGCCAACGATGACAGCCTGCGCCAGGCGGCGGCGGTGTTCGATGCGACCCAGGAAGGCGTGCTGGTCACCGATCCGCAGCAGCGCATCGTCCACGTCAACCCGGCGTTCAGCCGTATCACCGGCTACAGTGCCGAAGAGATCCTTGGCCAACACCCCAACCTGCTCAAGTCAGGCCGTCACGATACCGCCTTCTACCAAAGCCTGTGGCACGCCCTGCAGAACCGCGGCGCCTGGAGCGGCGAAGTGTGGAACCGGCGCAAGAGCGGGGAGATCTATCCGCAGTGGCAGTGCATCCGCGCCATCCACGACGAGCAGGGGCGCGTCAGCCATTACGTCGCGGTATTTTCCGACATCACGGCCCTCAAGCGTTCGCAACGCGAGCTGGACTACCTGGCTCACCACGACCCGCTGAGCAACCTGCCCAACCGCCTGCTGTTCACCGAACGGATCGCGCATGCCCTGGAGCGCAGCCCAGGCGAACAACTGCGTGGCGCAGTGCTGTTGATCGACCTCGACCACTTCAAGCACATCAACGAAAGCCTGGGCCACAACGTCGGCGACCTGTTGCTCAAGGAGGTGGGCGAGCGCCTGCAGCAGGATGTGCCCAACGGCAGCACCCTGGCGCGCCTCGGTGGTGACGAATTCGGCCTGCTCTGCGAGAACTGCGCCGAAGCTCCACAAGCGGCCGAACTGGCGCAGCGCCTGCTGCGCTGCCTGGAGTCGCCCTTTCGTCTGGATGGGCACGAGCTGTACATCGGTGCCAGCATCGGCATCAGCCTGTTTCCCGAGGATGCCGACAGCGTCGAGCAGGTACTGCGCAATGCCGACTCGGCTCTATTCAAGGCCAAGAGCAGCGGCCGCGAGGGGTACGCCTTTTACGTCCAGGAACTGACCGACTACGCCAGACAACGCGTGGAGCTGGCCAGCAGCCTGCGCCACGCCCTCGACAACCACGAGCTGCGCGTTTTCTACCAGCCATTGCACGACCTGCAAGATGGCAGCCAGGTGGGAATGGAGGCCTTGGTGCGCTGGCAGCATCCGCAGCGCGGCCTGGTGCCTCCGGCCGAGTTCATCCCCATCGCCGAAGACAACGGCATGATCGGCGCCATCGACAGTTGGGTGCTGGAGCAGGCATGCCGCCAGATGGTGCGCTGGAATGCCCAGGGCAGCTCGCTGCGATTCGTCGCGGTGAATATTTCCAGCCGCCTGTTCAGCCGCGGTGAACTCGACCTGAAAGTCGCCCAGGTGCTGGCCGATACAGGCCTGAAGCCCTCCCAGCTGGAGCTGGAGGTCACCGAAAGCGCGGTGATGGAGGATCCTGCCGCCGCCCAGTTGCTGCTGACCCGCCTGCGCGCCCTGGGCGTACGCCTGGCCATCGACGACTTCGGCACCGGCTACAGCTCGCTGGCCCGCTTGAAACGCCTGCCGGTGGACAAGTTGAAACTCGATCAGAGCTTCGTCCGTGGCCTGCCCAATGATCCCGAAGACGCCGCCATCGCCCGTGCCGTGATCGCCCTGGGCCACAGCCTGGATCTGAAGATACTCGCCGAAGGCATCGAACAGATCGAGCAGGCCGATTTCCTCCGCGACCTCGGTTGTGACTACGGCCAGGGCTACCACTTCGGCCGCCCACAGCCCGTATCAGGGGCTGCATCTGCCAGCGGCAGCGTGGGCAAATCACCGGATAG
It encodes:
- a CDS encoding GspE/PulE family protein, with translation MSAFAATAPDRVLDLGDLLRELVAQGRVEQDVAEQCLAIRRSSLNNTQHPLEFLAAQQVDDRKRPGKKLDLETLTVWLADFSGQPYLRIDPLKIDVPAITPLMSYAFAQRHKILAVAVDSESVTIASSQPLVHSWEANLVHVLKRPIKRVVANPSDIQRFTTEFYRLARSVSGANATDQKISGVGNFEQLLSLGAQDQEPDANDAHIVNIVDWLFQYAFQQRASDIHIEPRREQGTVRFRIDGVLHTVYQFPAQVTMAVVSRLKNLGRMNIAEKRKPQDGRVKTKTPDGNEVELRLSTLPTAFGEKMVMRIFDPEVLLKSPDQLGFSPEDLRRWASMTSQPNGIILVTGPTGSGKTTTLYTTLKQLATPEVNVCTIEDPIEMIEGAFNQMQVQHNIDLNFASGVRALMRQDPDIIMVGEIRDLETAEMAIQAALTGHLVLSTLHTNDAPSAITRLLELGVPHYLLKATLLGVMAQRLVRTLCPHCKAPVQLDEDTWNGLTRPWSSPLPTQAHHAVGCLECRETGYRGRAGVYEIMLLNDTIKPLITADTDLTALRRAAFKDGMRSLRLSGAQKVAAGLTTIEEVLRVTPQSEQR
- a CDS encoding murein L,D-transpeptidase catalytic domain family protein encodes the protein MFERLLLPLLFVALALVGQRALASELQEALQRTAPQLDGRVLQAALQALHCAEHDTPNKANRLAVIDYSRPSLERRMWVFDLSQRSLLQREFVAHGRESGELFAERFSNLPGSHQSSLGLFRGAESYRGRHGHSLRLDGLEAGLNDQARARALVIHGADYVAPDWVQKYGRMGRSLGCPAVQQEVIRLVVDQLEDGQYLFAWHPQLAEDRYRSCATLSAARSGE
- a CDS encoding NfeD family protein, coding for MITYLQHLSFWDWVALATLLLILEVFGAGGYLLWIGLVAVVVGALTYLFPELPWAWQFLLFGTLALLSALLWWRHQHRTSRARN
- a CDS encoding DUF2388 domain-containing protein, translated to MRVTSRAALAFSACLIAQTAAADGMLRDILSSGATTASTYLTFKDRKLVAAAEEDASSFVASAGEIRGPHLEAALQKLRSDNPQLQDADDMALASAILAASASTSEIATIAE
- a CDS encoding OprD family porin, with protein sequence MRKTSLALAVAASTLGLSQVAFADFIGDSKANLTLRNFYFDNDVKNTTDNNGAAREWGQGFIFNYTSGFTEGTVGFGVDAVGMLGVRLDGGGRNNKDGRDRTPGALFPLESDGSAVDDFSKGGLTGKVRFSKTEARIGTLMPKLPILTSNDGRLLPQMFEGGMITSNEIDNLTLTAGQIEHAVGRASSNSTSLSIDGRSVGQADSNKFYFGGGDWKINKDLTAQYYYANLEDFYKQHFAGLGHNLALGEGSLKTDLRYFRTTSDGKNGSAAGRAAGYTANTTFGDGTGEVDNNTWSAAFTYSLRGHALMLGYQRVSEDSNFVQLNQGGVEGSAGASVYLLTDRLNHNFTRAGERTTFGQYSYDFASLGVPGLKASVAYLKGTNIQRANGEQNKEWERDIALDYVFQEGALKGLGLGWRNGVLRGNAATDADQNRLIVSYTIPLL
- a CDS encoding GGDEF domain-containing protein; its protein translation is MDDQGNAVSELEELTLALLHSRAEVERLGEREQLFSSLLGSVNAVLWAFDWREQRMIYVSPAYERIFGRSAALLLADYGEWRNSIYPDDVEYAAQSLAKVLETGAVESREYRIIRADGQLRWLSDKCFVSPLPGVDKGNVIVGIAEDITEKKRLEGELHRLATTDVLTESSNRRHFFECARREFEHARQFGSPMAFLLLDLDDFKKINDQYGHQIGDQVLQRLAHCGATTLRRGDLFGRIGGEEFAALFPGCEPDVALQVAERLQREVQRLVFQHEGTNFGITVSQGLTSLLATDATLDALYARADAAMYAAKRQGKNQIVVG
- the desA gene encoding delta-9 fatty acid desaturase DesA, translated to MWYNGLLDLSVWQLVAATLLMTHVTIVSVTVYLHRYSAHRALELHPVLKHFFRFWLWLSTGQNTREWTAIHRKHHAKCETVDDPHSPVIKGLGTVLRKGAELYQEEAKNQETLRIYGKNCPDDWVERNVYSRFPIGGVTLMAVIDLLLFGVAGITVWAIQMMWIPVWAAGVINGLGHAVGYRNFECRDAATNLVPWGILIGGEELHNNHHTYPNSAKLSVKKWEFDMGWAWIKLFSFLGLAKVQRVAPIAHRVEGKGHLDMDTAMAILNNRFQIMAQYRKLVIAPLVKQEVAKADASVRHLFHRAKRLLSREPSLLEEQHHARIADMLAQSQALKVIYEKRLALQQIWVKTSSNGHDMLEAMKQWVHEAEASGIQSLREFAEQLKTYSLRPANATA
- the dibA gene encoding phosphodiesterase DibA → MRIDTAALRLTLGYLLLAGLWILLSDHLLTALGLSVAHQERLQSLKGLFFVTLTAALLYLVLRRHAQQYRRARLQLAGNEERLRLALDATHDGLWDWDVSQRRVFFSEGYAALLGLTPQALGNTREDWAERLHPEDRERALQALGADANADHYENIYRLRHADGSYRWIHSRGRLLRDEMNQPQRFLGIASDITQQRANDDSLRQAAAVFDATQEGVLVTDPQQRIVHVNPAFSRITGYSAEEILGQHPNLLKSGRHDTAFYQSLWHALQNRGAWSGEVWNRRKSGEIYPQWQCIRAIHDEQGRVSHYVAVFSDITALKRSQRELDYLAHHDPLSNLPNRLLFTERIAHALERSPGEQLRGAVLLIDLDHFKHINESLGHNVGDLLLKEVGERLQQDVPNGSTLARLGGDEFGLLCENCAEAPQAAELAQRLLRCLESPFRLDGHELYIGASIGISLFPEDADSVEQVLRNADSALFKAKSSGREGYAFYVQELTDYARQRVELASSLRHALDNHELRVFYQPLHDLQDGSQVGMEALVRWQHPQRGLVPPAEFIPIAEDNGMIGAIDSWVLEQACRQMVRWNAQGSSLRFVAVNISSRLFSRGELDLKVAQVLADTGLKPSQLELEVTESAVMEDPAAAQLLLTRLRALGVRLAIDDFGTGYSSLARLKRLPVDKLKLDQSFVRGLPNDPEDAAIARAVIALGHSLDLKILAEGIEQIEQADFLRDLGCDYGQGYHFGRPQPVSGAASASGSVGKSPDSQDNTRG